The Metarhizium brunneum chromosome 5, complete sequence sequence TGGACAGATTGTGCAATCCCATGGTTTCGGCGCATTGTGTTCGGCGACTTTCGGAGTCAGACTTGACAGTATATTGTCAGCAGTCTGGCGACTGGACTACATGCTCTTCCACCCAGGACATCATGTTTCTCCATACTTTGCCAAGAGGGCCCAGATGCATCACGACACCATGGCGACTGATATCGATGTCCTCGCGGGCGGCGCAACCGTCGACGCTGGGTCGCAAACGAACAAGAAAGGACTCAAGTTCTGGCTAGTTTTTGCAGCCATTTCTCTCACAACCTTTCTCGCGGCTCTCGAcacatccatcatctcaactGCGCTGCCTACCATTGCGGCCGACCTTGGGTCCGAGAGCTTGTATGTGTGGATCATAGATTCGTATCTGCTGGCCTCGACCGCTACGATTCCCATATTTGCCCAGGCTGCCAACATCTACGGGCGACGCAGCCTCATACTCATTTCCGTGCTGCTCTTTGCGCTTGGAAGCGGCCTCTGTGGCGGCGCGTCCAACAATGCCATGATGATTGGTGGACGATCAGTCCAGggcgtgggcggcggcggcattctGACCATGTCGGAGATCATCGTCTGTGATCTCGTCTCCATTCGCGAGAGGGGCCTTTATGCCGGTATTATCGGAGGCATCTGGGCTATTGCTTCCGTCATTGCTCCAATAATAGGCGGCGCGTTTGCACAAAACATCACCTGGCGCTGGATCTTCTACATCAATCTACCCATTTCTGGCGTCTCCATCATTGCTCTGGCGCTGTTCCTCCAGCTACGCCGGCCTCCTGCTGGCACCATCAAGAGCCAAATTGCGCGAATAGACTGGGGCGGTAGTTTTCTGCTCATAACGTCCATTACGGCCATCATTCTGGCTCTTAGCTGGGGAGGTTCGACCAACCCGTGGTCTTCTTGGAGGACCATCGTCCCTCTTGTTCTGGGCTTCATTGGCCTTGTATTCTTTTTTGTGTACCAGGCAGCCCCTTGGTTGACGGATCCCACGATGCCGTTGCGACTGTTCGGCAACCGTACAGCCGTCACAGTCTTCATAATGAGTTTCATCCATAGCATGCTACTGTTCTGGGTCTGCTACTTCCTGCCTGTTTACTTTCAGGGTGTCAAGGAAGCTAGTCCATCTCGATCCGCCGTCATGCTATTCCCTATTGCAACAACCAGCGCTCCAGGTGGTGTAATTGCCGGTATTTCCATCACAAAAACTGGAACGTATCGTATCTGGCACTTCCTCGGATTCGGCCTCATGGCGTTGGGTTGCGGTTTATTCACCCTCTTTGACGAGGCCACTCCAACTGGCCAGTGGGTTGGCTTCCAGCttctctttggctttggTTGCGGTTTTGTCTTCACCAGCTGCCTGCCTCCCATTCTGGCCAGTCTACCTGATTCAGACGTTGCAACAGCTACAGGTGCCTGGACATTTCTTCGGAACTTTGGCTCTATATGGGGGATTGCTATAcctgccgccgtcttcaacacACATGCTAACAAATTAGCCTCTGAAGTCTCTGATCCGAGTGTGCGGGCCCTTCTTGTGAACGGGGGAGCTTACGGCCATGCCACGCGTGAATTCATTACCATGTTTAACGGAGACCCTGCCCTAAAATCCGAAATATTGAGCCTCTATGTCCGGGGGCTCAAAGTCGTTTGGGAAGTGTCTATTGCTTTTGCgctccttggcctggctTTTGCTTTCTTCGTTCCATCTATAGAGCTCAGAGACGAGTTGAACACTGAGTATGGAATGAAAGAAGCAGAGACGAAACCTACTACCGACCTGGGCGACAAGGCTTGAGCACGCTAGTGTGACATGGCgtggcagaagaagatgcaTCTGCTATGGCAGCATTCCTCCACCATAAACGGGGTTTTGGTTCTTCCATTCAGAATAGCTTGCATTGTAATGAAACACAACATGTCCCCTGCGTGAAATCCGGTATATTGTTATACCATGGTAATGGCGAGTATGTATCCCGACAAGTTGAAACAACGTCTCAGATTCCTGAGTGTATGTGATAGGGTCAGTAAACACAGATGGTACTAGTGGCAGAGCAAATATGAGCGAGGTCTTTGTTAATGAAAGGGTCGCCGTTGTAATTATTTCCACAACTTCAGGAATCCATGTTCGACTCCAAGTTGCCGAATCAAACCTTTCGATTCATCTCATCTGTTATTTTACGTCCATGTTCAACTTTGACTCTTGGATAAAAAGCTGTATCTGTTTCTGGTCCCACCAACACAAACTACAGATTCGCCGGGCTCACTGCCCAAAAGTCGCCGAACATTAATTAAAATCCTACAAGTTGGCTCACCGGATTTCACCATTTGCCATCAGAGGTTGCCATCATTACCCGGTATCATCAATGGACCTTTCTGCTTTCTACAACATTGTGGCCGGCGAGCTGCGAGGCTCCGAGAATACCACAACGCCCCGTACCGCAGCCTCTCTCCCAGCATGCCCAGCGGCTATTGCAAGCGACGTCGAGGATAGCGTTGCTGCAGCGCAGAAAGCTTTCCCAGCATGGGCCGGGGAATCCTACGAAACAAGGACCAAGTTGCTAGAAAAGTTTGCAGATCTGTATCTTTCTCATGGACAAGAGTTCTGTACTCTTCTGGCTGCAGAGACTGGGCGAACGGTAAGAACAAACCACCGTATTACAAATTGATGCCTTCTTAACACTAGCTTCACAAAACAGGCTGAAAATGCGGCTGTAGAGGTCTATTGGGCTGCGCAGTGGCTCCGATATCCTTGTTGGTCACTTCCCGTTCATCGTATTCTTTAAAATTCCCTGCTAATTGCAACAGCCAAGTACAAGATTCCAGAGGAGAGGATTGAGGACGATAAAAAAGTGACCATTGTCACCCATGAGCCTCTCGGCTTGGTAGCTGCTATATGCCCGTGGAATTGTACGATCTAGCCACTCTTATTCACGAAATCTGATACAACTTTGTAACACTAACTGGTCCTGGTTTATTTTAGTTCCACTGATGATTGGTATGAGGCTGGTAGCGAAAATCTTACGCAGATGGTAACATTGTATTGACACATTCGCAGCCATCGGAAAGCTTGCACCAGCTGTAGCAACGGGAAACTGTGTTATTTTAAAACCATCGTATGAGCACAGAAACTGCCGAGCGAATTGGACTCTTTGCTAATTCGTCCATAGGCCATTCGCCCCGTATACATGCCTCAAACTGGTAGAACTAGCCCAACAAATCTTCCCACCATCCGTAATGCAGGTTCTGAATGGAGACAACAATCTTGGGTCTCTACTAGTCAAACATCCTGGCATCGTCAAAATCTCTTTTACCGGGTCTACAAATACCGGCAGACAGATTTTAAGAGATGCCGCACCCGAGATGAAGCGTGTAACGCTTGAGACGTAGGCAAATCGAGTTCTCCCGGCTGAGGAATGTGCGCAATCGCTAACACGAATGAATGGCGGTATAGAGCCGGCAATAATGCTGCCATTATCCTTCCAGACGTGGACATCAAGAGCACCTGTGACCAACTGGCTGGAAGTCTGTGGTTCAACGCAGGCCAGGTCTGTATCGCCCCTCGACGACTCTACATCCATCAAGACATATTTGAAGAGTTCGTACAGGAGCTTGCGACGGTGAGCGCCGAAGCGGCAATGGAATGGCGCTCCAAAATCGGGCCACTGCAGAACAAGCCTCACTTTGAGAAGATAAGGACATGTCTTGCCGATGCGGAGGCGAGCGGCGAGAAGTTTGCAATCGGTGGCTCGGTCGCATGCGATGAGGGTGCCATGTACGTCCACCCTGCCATCATTGTGAATCCTTCGCCTAGCTCTCGACTCGTCCAAGAGGAGACATTCGGTGCGTGCAACCTATTATTTATCGTCTCCACGCCAGCTATGAGGTCTACTAATACGGACGATTTAGGGCCTGTCGTCACTTGCCACGGGTATTCTACCATGGAAGAAGCCGTGAAAGCTGCTAATGCCGTGGAGACGGGCCTGTCCGCTACTGTCTGGGGCAAAGACTTGGGCTTAACTGCACGCATTGCTAAGCAACTTGATGTGGGCAATGTCTTCATCAACGGTCCTCCTCAACCGGATCCTTGTGTGCCTTTTGGCGGCCACAAGAAGAGCGGACTTGGGGTGGAATATGGGATGGAGGGCTTGCTGTCATTCTGCCAGACCAAATCCATTTACATGTACAAGTAGAGTGAAACAGGATTGGGTGGTGTAGATCGTATGACATGGCCCTACGGTAACTCGAAAGTGGAACTATACAGCTTACAATTCACACTTGCCGGTTGGCCAATCTTGAAGGCGTCATTCGGTGGTTATCGGCGACTGTATCCTAACATGATCATGATAAGTCGCCGGTACTCACAACGCCCATCAGGAACGCCACTCGGCAAAGACATATTCCCGAGGGCGCCGGAttaaataaagaagaaaatatCGTACTGCAATACTTTCTAATACTTGAATCCAAGACAAAGTTGCAATTGTTGGAAGTGGTGCAACAATGACCCCGAATACCTCTCAGCCCATCCTCAGCGCTCCCACTCACCTCCTTGCCTCGCCATGGCTAGCCAATGACCTCAGTGTCAAGAGCCTAGTTCTTGTGACATTGGCTGTTCTCATTTTTGCACCCAAACTCGCCAAGGTAAGCCAAGGCCTAGTGTGTACATTGATTGCGGTGCTGAACCCTGGGTTCGCCAACAGTTGATCCAAAACATCCTGACACCGGTGTTCTCGATCCCCGGACCACTCATCAACAAGATAAGCTCATGGCCACTGGCCATTGCAACAATTAATGGAAGCAGGTATGTTTTTAGCCACCATGAATAGTTACTCGCCTGGATCTAATCTCGCCCAAGTCACGATTTTGCGCAAAGACTCCACGAGAAACATGGCCCCATTGTAGTTCTTGCACCCGGGATGGTTTCCGTCTCCGACACGACGGAGATTAAGCGAATCATACATACGGAGGACTGGATGAAATCTCGGGCTATTTATGGAAATTTCCGCCAAGACCCGGAGCGTCCTACGCTGCTCGCTTTTACCGACAAGAAGCCCTACTCGAAGCGGAAGCGCATGGTGTCTTCCATGTTTGGCATCAAGTACATCCGCAGCATGGAGCCTCTGATGTTGGGCTGCGTCGAGGTCGCCGTAGATGTAATGGGCAAGACGTGTGATGGCGCGACCGGTGattttgccgtcgtcgacgtgcAACAGTTTATTCATGCTCTGGCCATTGACATCATCGGCGTCACCACCTTTGGCCAAAGTTTCCACGTTGTCGAGAATGGGAGTCATCCGCTGCCATCAAGTCTCAAAAAGGGCTTGAAGATCGCCGGTCTCATGCAACTAATTCCCTGGATTCGCAAGATTCCCTTGCTCCCCACCAGAGACCCCTACGTTAGCAGCTTCACCTATGACATTGTCGACAATCGCCGGCGGACATTCCGCGAGACGACGACACAGGATCTACTGCAAAAGCTTGTCGAGGTGTCGGACGATTCGCCCGGATCCGACTTCAACACTACGGACGTGCAAGATGAGAGCGTGGTCATGTTGACGGCCGGCAGTGAAACAACGGCAAATGCCGAATTGTTTACCCTCATCATGCTGCTCAAGCATCCCGAGGCTATGCATCGAGTTCTCGAGGAAGTGGACGAGTGGTATTCGCCTGGAGACAGAAGTAGACCTACAGACTGTGGCTACTCACAAGCGGGAATGACGTACCTACAGGCCTGCATTGATGAAGCCATGCGCCTGGTGCCAGGGCAGCCGAATGGAAGTCCGAGGGAAGCTCCCAAGGATGAACAAGTTCTCGGATACCGGATTCCCCGGGGGACTACCGTGTTTCCTAATACCCAGGCAGCGCATTTACAGGACGTCTTTGCGGACCGGCCTGACGAGTACGTTCCGGAAAGATGGCTCGACATTTATAGTCAAGGCAATGACGGCAGTATTCCATATTGGCCCTTTTCGGCAGGAAGTCGAGTGTGTATTGGAAAGCACTTTGCCATGCAAGAGATGCATCTCACTCTGGTGACGCTTCTCAGGCATTTCACATTTCAGTATGTCCGGGGCCAAGATGAGAGCACAATGTTTCGCATCGCCCAGCAGTTGCGATCAAACTCGTACAGTGTCGAGGTGCAGAGACGGGCGGTATCTTGAAGGGCGCAGTGACTCTTGTGTTCCGGCGTTTTTGTCCTACATTTACATCTATTTTCTGTTCGTCGTATAAATacagggttagggttagaGCCAGTTCATCCGTGATGCCACGACAACATGCCGGATTTTCAGTAGGCCTTATAAAGGAAGTTGAGCACGGTATTCTTTCTGCGACGAGTCTCTTCAATTTTCATTGGAGTCTTGTATTCGTGGTTGTCACAGTCTTCAATTGTGCAACAGATTGTCTCACTCGGCACCCAAAGTCGCCGAACTCTACAAGCATCGGCGTTGTGGACTACATATAtgaaaacattgaagcaccATTGTATCAGAACTCGTAGTTTAGAAACCACCAGACGACAAGTACTACATCCGCACCGCGCCTTTATTGTGTCGCCATGGCGTCCCTCGCGCGTGACATGAACAATGTTCCCATGCAGGGAATGGGCCAATACAGTTCCAACGCGGCCCTGCAGCACGAGGCGATGCTCAAGGCGTTGCCTCTTCTTGAGAAAGCGGCACATCAGGCTACCCTCAACAAAAAGACGCCTGATGACGAGCCATTAACCGTCATCGAGTATGGGTCCGCCCACGGGAACAATTCGTACGCATCACAGCCGCACCACGTCCCGTATCGCGCACTAACAGAACAAAAGCATCCGGCCGTTGGAACAAGTGTTGCAGTCAATGACTGGCTCGACAGTTCAGCTCCTGCTCTGTGATCGTCCAGAGAATGACTTCACCACCCTGTCTCGCACCATGTCGGGATGGATCGACGCTCTGGACAAGACGTCTGCGCCCAAGGCAATTTTCCTCTCCATGATTCCACGAAGCTTCTACCAAGACGTGGTGCCTGCGGAATCGGTCGACCTGGCCTTCTCGCTAGCCTGCCTTCACCACTTGGAGCACATGCCGCCGGACCTTGATGGCGCGCCAGACTCGGAGAGGAAACGCCTCCTGCAGAGACAGTCCCGCAGGGACCTTTGTCGCTTTCTTCGGCTTCGCGCCGGCGAGCTGCGGAGCGGTGGGACGCTGGCAATGTCCTTTGTGAGCCAGTCATCGCTGGGCAAAGAGAATTACGCCGGCTTGGTGGATTCCTGCCGCAGGGCCATGGCGGACATGGTCCGCGTCGGAGAGTTGCCGCTCGGCGTCGCTCGGGCATTCCAGATTCCCACCCATGACAGAACGCTGGACGATGTCAAGGGCGTGGTGCAGGAACTGGCAGATGCGTGGAGGCTTCACGATGTTTTCGAAGAGGGCGTCCTGCACCCCGCCGTCGAAGGCCTCGAGCGTGCAAAACAGTCGGACCCTCACGGGCGTGCGAGTGAGCAATATGCCAAGACGGTTGTGGATTGGCTCATGGCCGTGTGCTCTGGGTATTTCCTCAAGGCAGTCAGCGTCGCCGCGCCCGACGTGTCCGCCGAACAGGCCGCCGTGCTGCTATCTAAATGGGTACATGGCACGAGGGAGTCATTCTTGCGAGACCACAGGGACGAGGAAGTGTTTTGTTCCTTTATTTACGTGCTTTTGGAGCGCATCTGAAGGACACACTCCACATTTATAGGACCATTCTCATGCCACGGGTAAGATGGTGGAGGCTGGTCAGCCGCGATGAGTCCGGCTCGTAGTGGGCTGTTGTGGAAACGGTTGCAATCTCGCCAGCCGGACATGGGGAGACATTAATCTCTCTAGCAGGTTAAAGACATGAAGTTGAATGTATTGTGCAGGTGGCTCGAGACTATGAGCATTGATCAATATAGTGTACAGAGAGCAAGTTGTCACGTATATTGTATTCCATAGAATGGTATTTAAAATGGTATTTACTATGCAGCATCGGGCATGGAGGCTTATTCTAAATATAGATACACCTATAGAATATGGGGTGGCGTCCTACCTTCTCTGCATATAGTACGTAGCTTTTCCGGCATTGGTACAATGCACACGACTGTGACTATCTCGCCAAATTTTGCTCGTAGTCATCCGTCTTGGCAAAATTGTGAATAACGCCTCTGAAGCCGGGAATAGTAAGGTGTTTTATGAACCTTGGTATAACTCAAGTGCTGTAATACGACGATGCAAGGTTACATACGATGGAGATTCCAGAGTAACCACTCAGCCTCCCTGTATTCAAGAGGTCAATTCAATATAAACGCCCCGCTGTCGCCTGAGTCTGAACCTCGGTAGTCCCATCCAGCTAGCATTGCCTCGCTTCGCCAGCCGATTATCCGCGAGCCGGTCTTGGCTCAAGTATTGACATACACATTGCCGGTATACGATAGCCAGCGCATCTCCCAAACTATAGCATGTCTAGAGATTAACATTATATTCTCAAGTATAAAGCTAGCAACGTGTTGCATATTAGCTAACAACTATTAATACAGTTTAGCAATTTTGTAATATATCACTTAGCTCGCTGTTTACTTGGGCGTCTATATTCACAATGTCGCTATTCACATGGCTGATGATGTCTGTAAAGGAGGAGCTGCCGGGCCCTCGGCGAATTTGCATATGCAGGGGATACCCCATGGTCACGCAGCTCAGCTGCGCAACCTTCCTCTGGATTTCTCGCAGCAGCTGGGACAGCAGCTGGGCAATCATGGAGGCCTGGATGGCCGGGGTCGCGAGCGAAGTGCCACACGAGCCGATCTGTATGCATGCCAGATTGCGCAGCGTCCTCTCCGGGTCGTTGGACCTGACTATCTCGCAGAGCCTCGTGGACAGGGCCTGGATGTTTTGCAGGATCTGCACGTAGCATGTGACAATGGTGAGAAACACGGTGATGTTTGTATTGGCGGCATCTTTGACCTGGGCGGCCGCGTGTGAGCACGTGTACATTGTCTTTTTGCACCCGCATTGTGCGTCGGTAGACGGCGACGCTAGCATGGGGCCGATGAGGCTTTCTATAATGTCGAGGAGGATATTCGAAACCTTGGCCGTCTCTTCGATGGCCTGGGCGAAGCCGCCGGGTTCTTCTATCAGGCACAACAACGGAGTGTCTTGCAGCCTGCTAAGGAGGCGTAACAGGTGTATTTGTGTAGAGCTACTGCCGCTGCTTAGCTGGGCCGGATTGGGCGAAGACCTGGGATTGCTGGCGGGATATACGACCAAGTCATCGAGGTTGCAGTGAGTGAatggttgtggttgttgacTCTGGTCGACCACGCTGCTGTCGCCAACTGTAGTCTCCTTTAATTGCCCAAAATCGCTGGAGAAGAAACCGCTGTCAAGAAAggcatcgtcaaacatgTCTGCTTCGTGGCAGGGCGTCGCCAGCGTCGCCGAGTCGCATCCTGACGAAACTACGACGGTTGATGAGACGGGAGAGCTGTTGGGGGCTGCTTTTTGAACATGTTAGCTCCTCGCTGTAACCATGTACGAGGCGATGAGGAGGGGGATATGCTACGGTTACATACTGCTTTGCAGATCTGGGTAAAGTAAGTCGGTGATGCGCCTGTCAAGGCCCTCCATGCCGGACATGGATGGTGACGTGTGGGAAGCCAAGGAGACATCGAAGTGATCAACAGAACCATGGGTCGGCTCGGATGCCGACGTCAACGACGACTGGCTCCCCGGGCTATTCTCATTATGCGGCTGCGTGTGCGTCTGCGATGTCTTATTAATAGGACGACCAAGACGCAGCGGAGGGCTGTAGGTGCATTTCTCGCCCGCCTTGACGCATCGTTGGCATGCCTTGCTATGGCCCGAGGCTCTGGTACAGCGGAGCTTCTGCCCGTGGCACCGGTCACAGGCCAGCCTCTCGGATCGACGCTTTGCGGCATCCATTCTGCACTATGCTGCGTTGTCTGGTatcgtcgtcggcaactTGGGATTGCTTCGGGCCACCGCGTTACATGGGGCGGAGTGACGGGCagcaaaaagagagaaagggAGTAGCATCGGAGCATAATATGAGCCTGGCCGCGTAACATCAAGCGGTCAGGTATTTTAATAAGTGAGCCAAAGAGCGTTCAAGATGCAACTCGTTGGTTGCAAGGCCAAGTCGTCGACAGATGGTAAGCAACTCCAGCCAGGGGGGTGGTACGATGTGTATGCACGCTCCAACTCCACTCGCATAAAGAGAGTTAATCTGACGCGACACTGTATGTGTTGCAATTGGGCCTTCTCTTGTCATCCATACTGGCCCTGGCAGAACCCGCCGGGCGCAGTCTTACTATCGAGCTTACTATCGTCTGGCCAGAGGGGAGTCTCGGCTGACTGTTGGGTAAGACAAAGCAGGttatatactccgtacaccaaACTGCATTCGTATAACCCAAGGTATAATGGCTTACTTGTATATGGTGGAGAAGACGCCAAAGCATATATCCCGCAGATTGTTCATGCTAAGCTGGAAACTGGAACAAACCTGGGAAGGATCTCCCGCCGTCTCGAATCATCCCCAACAATCCTCAGAACCGGGGAACCGGAAGTCTGGTGGGCCGTAGACTGGAGGCTGTCAACTTGCACAGGATTATGCCAACACACCAGACTACATGTGGCGTTTTTTGTGCGACTGGGGCATGAATCGCgcaccaacaacaccaataCCAGCGCCGGACGCACCCAGCCCCTGATCGTTCGGTGGATTACTCGGGCGCGGCCATGTTGTGCGGGCGCAAAAGGTGCCAGCCCTACTATACTGCCCGGAACTATACCTTGGAATCATGGTACCTGCTTTGACATCTCCATTTACCCCAGCGCCTCGCATCAGGACACTGTTTTTGTCTGTGACGCCACGTACGGTTGCGAGATTCCTCAACGCCATGTAGCCAATTTTTCGTGgggcagcagccatcatTGCCTTTTACTCAGTAACCTCTGGTGTCGATTAGAGACGGCCTGACTCCGTACATTGTATATACAAAAGGCGCTGGCAACGCAGCAGAGTAAACAAGACCAACTCTCCCCTGCTAAAACCCACCCAGCCcttccatcttggccaccaTGCCAACAACACCTTTGACGAGCCCTTGGACCTTTCCAGGGTTGCCCATGTACCCCTTGCCCGGGAGCCCGTCCTTGTCTCTCCAGATGCCATCGTCTGCGACCCTGCCAAACACGTTTGTGTTCTGGTTCCTGTCGATTCCCCTCATCCACTCACCACACACATCCCGGCTGTCCACCATGATGTTGACCTCTTGGCTATGGAACCACGACTGCGTGTCCTGATTGCCGCTGCCCTGAATGCCGACCCTGCCGTCGGCAATCAGCAGCTTGACATGGCATGAGCGTGCCTTGAAGCTGTGGTGGATGGGGTGGTCCTGGTCCTTTCCCACGTAATTGTACACCCTCAGCAGGGCTCGCTCCGGACCCTCTGGCGGCAACGAGTCGACCAGCGACTTGGACACTTGATCATTGGTGCCTCCCTGGCCCGGAATCATCTCCCCAAAGTCGTTGTACCCAAAGCACACGTAGTACGTGACTTGGACCCCGCGCCCGAGAGCCGCCCTCAGTTCGTGAAGCAGCGGCTCCGCATTGAGATCCGGCGTCTGGATAAATACCGTCTCCCGCGCGTTGCGGATAAGAGACAGCCATGCCTCGTTTTGTGGGACGTAGCCGTTGCTGGAGTCGAAGCATCCATACGGAGGGCgcgacaccatggccatgggcacGGGGCCCGGCGCGCCGGTAGATGCCATGTATGGTGTCATCTCGTCGCCGTCAGCTATCTCCGGGCCCGTCGGGGCAATTGGCGCCTTGACAGGGATGTTTAGCTGTCTGTTGACGGCTTGTAGGCGAGTCTCGTCAGCCTGGACCGAGTAGCTGCTCTGGATTCGCACAACTTCACCCGCGATATCCTGGTCGTAGTGCGGTTCCTCTGGCGTGTGTTTTGCGAGCTGCGTCTGCGCCTCTCCGGCAAGCGCGACGTCGCTTGCCGTCTTGCCCGGTGAGCGCTCGAGATACAGATCTTGGTGGTCCTTGGTCGGCAGCCCGCCCGCGGATGCCGAGGCTTGATgatgcggcggcagcggcgagttGAGACTCTTGTACCACGTAATGATGGCTGTGTC is a genomic window containing:
- the FUS8 gene encoding Cytochrome P450 monooxygenase FUS8 — encoded protein: MTPNTSQPILSAPTHLLASPWLANDLSVKSLVLVTLAVLIFAPKLAKLIQNILTPVFSIPGPLINKISSWPLAIATINGSSHDFAQRLHEKHGPIVVLAPGMVSVSDTTEIKRIIHTEDWMKSRAIYGNFRQDPERPTLLAFTDKKPYSKRKRMVSSMFGIKYIRSMEPLMLGCVEVAVDVMGKTCDGATGDFAVVDVQQFIHALAIDIIGVTTFGQSFHVVENGSHPLPSSLKKGLKIAGLMQLIPWIRKIPLLPTRDPYVSSFTYDIVDNRRRTFRETTTQDLLQKLVEVSDDSPGSDFNTTDVQDESVVMLTAGSETTANAELFTLIMLLKHPEAMHRVLEEVDEWYSPGDRSRPTDCGYSQAGMTYLQACIDEAMRLVPGQPNGSPREAPKDEQVLGYRIPRGTTVFPNTQAAHLQDVFADRPDEYVPERWLDIYSQGNDGSIPYWPFSAGSRVCIGKHFAMQEMHLTLVTLLRHFTFQYVRGQDESTMFRIAQQLRSNSYSVEVQRRAVS
- the FUS6_3 gene encoding Efflux pump FUS6 — encoded protein: MATDIDVLAGGATVDAGSQTNKKGLKFWLVFAAISLTTFLAALDTSIISTALPTIAADLGSESLYVWIIDSYLLASTATIPIFAQAANIYGRRSLILISVLLFALGSGLCGGASNNAMMIGGRSVQGVGGGGILTMSEIIVCDLVSIRERGLYAGIIGGIWAIASVIAPIIGGAFAQNITWRWIFYINLPISGVSIIALALFLQLRRPPAGTIKSQIARIDWGGSFLLITSITAIILALSWGGSTNPWSSWRTIVPLVLGFIGLVFFFVYQAAPWLTDPTMPLRLFGNRTAVTVFIMSFIHSMLLFWVCYFLPVYFQGVKEASPSRSAVMLFPIATTSAPGGVIAGISITKTGTYRIWHFLGFGLMALGCGLFTLFDEATPTGQWVGFQLLFGFGCGFVFTSCLPPILASLPDSDVATATGAWTFLRNFGSIWGIAIPAAVFNTHANKLASEVSDPSVRALLVNGGAYGHATREFITMFNGDPALKSEILSLYVRGLKVVWEVSIAFALLGLAFAFFVPSIELRDELNTEYGMKEAETKPTTDLGDKA
- the FUS9 gene encoding Methyltransferase FUS9, with the translated sequence MASLARDMNNVPMQGMGQYSSNAALQHEAMLKALPLLEKAAHQATLNKKTPDDEPLTVIEYGSAHGNNSIRPLEQVLQSMTGSTVQLLLCDRPENDFTTLSRTMSGWIDALDKTSAPKAIFLSMIPRSFYQDVVPAESVDLAFSLACLHHLEHMPPDLDGAPDSERKRLLQRQSRRDLCRFLRLRAGELRSGGTLAMSFVSQSSLGKENYAGLVDSCRRAMADMVRVGELPLGVARAFQIPTHDRTLDDVKGVVQELADAWRLHDVFEEGVLHPAVEGLERAKQSDPHGRASEQYAKTVVDWLMAVCSGYFLKAVSVAAPDVSAEQAAVLLSKWVHGTRESFLRDHRDEEVFCSFIYVLLERI